A window of Kribbella voronezhensis genomic DNA:
GCGCAAGCGGTTGCCGGCGCTGATCGGGGTGCTCAGCCTCGCCACCGCGACCGTGATCGGATCGGTTGCCTGGGGCATCGATCAGCACACGGACGGCATCACCTCCAGTCTCTCCTCGTCGATGGATGCCTCCGCCGTGGCGGCGAAGGTGTCACCAGGGCTGGTAGATGTGAACACGGTGCTCGGGTACGAGGGTGCTCGCGCCGCCGGCACCGGGATCGTGCTGACGTCCGACGGGGAGATCCTCACCAATCACCACGTGATCGAGGGCGCCACCAAGATCACCGTGACCGATATCGGGAACGGCAAGACGTACGAGGCCGCCGTGGTCGGGTACGACGACGCACACGACATCGCCGTGCTCAAGCTGAAGGGCGCCTCCGGGCTCGAGGTCGCCAAGACCGGCGACTCGTCCAAGGTGGCGCTGGGTGATCAGGTGGTCGGGATCGGCAACGCGGGCGGAGTCGGCGGTACGCCGAGCTACGCGGCCGGCAAGGTCACCGGGCTGAACCAGGCGATCACCGCGACCGACGAGTCCGGCTCCGACCCGGAGAACCTGACCGGCCTGATCCAGACCGACGCGAACATCCAGGCCGGCGACTCGGGCGGTCCGCTGGCGAACTCCAAGGGCGAGGTGATCGGCGTCGACACCGCGGGCGGCAGTGGCAACGGCGGCAGCGGCGGCCCCGGCCAGACGGCGTACGGCGACGGCTCCGGTAACGGCAGTGGCTCAGGTGACGGTCCCGGGTTCGGCTCGGGCGGCTTCGGCAGCGGCGAGGGCAACGGCCAGGGCTTCGGGAACGAAGGCGACGGCCAGGGCTTCGGAAACGATGGCAACGGCCAGGGCTTCGGAAACGGGCAAGGGCAGGGCAGTGGGCAGGGCAACGGGCAGGGGCAGCAGACCACCACGCAGGGCTATGCGATCCCGATCAACCAGGCGCTCGACATCGCCGAGCAGATCGAGTCGGGCAAGAGTTCGGCGGACGTGCACATCGGCGACTCGGCGATGCTCGGCATCTCGGTGCTGGCGAACCAGGGTGTCTCCGGCGCGATCGTCAACGACGTGGTCGCCGACGGCGCCGCGGCCAAGGCGGGGCTGAACGCCGGCGACGTGATCACCTCCTTCGACGGCAAGACGGTCGATTCGCCCGACGCACTCTCCACGCTCCTCAACCCGCACCACGCGGGCGACAAGGTCCCCGTGACCTGGCAGGACCAGTCCGGCGAATCCCACACCGCCACCATCACCCTGATGCCCGGCCCGGTCCGCTGACCACCGAACCCGTTCCCACAACTTCAGAGCCCCGGTCCGGAGCGCACCCCCTCCGCGCGCGGACCGGCCGACCGGGCTCGATTGCTCCTACCCCCTCGGGAGCATCGAGCCCGGCCTTTGTCGGGTGGGGTCAGTTGCCGAAACCCGTTCGCCAGGACGGATAGCGCGGGGACCAGCCGAGGTCGTGGCGGGCGTAACGGTTGTCGGCGCCGCGGGCCCAGCTTTGACGGTCGGCCGGGTCGACCTCCGTCACCGGAGCACCGATCGACGCGGCGAAAGCGGGGACCCACTCCGTTGCGGCGGCCGGTTCGTCGTCGACGATGTTGACCGGACCGGTCGGCCAGTCGAGAGCTTGTACTGCGGCCGCCGCGGCGTCCTCGACGTGGAGGAAGCTGCTGATATCGCGGCTCGGCACCAGATCGCCGCTGCGTACCAGGTCGTCCATCAAGGCGCCCTTGGCATACCAGGTCCCGGGCCCGTAGAGCATGCCGTACCGCAGTACGACCCACTCCGGCAGTTCGGTCACGGCCGCCTCCAACTGCGCGACGCCGCGGACGCTCACCAGCCGCGAACCGGTCGAGTCGAGATCGAGCGGCGTCTCTTCATCAGCAGGCTTCTCGCCTGGCTCGTAAGCCCACGAGATGCTCTGCGCGATGATCCGGGTCGCACCGGCGGCGAGTGCGGCGTCGACCAGGTTCCTCGTACCGCGTCGGCGGATGTCGGCGTTGGCCTGCAGATCGCGGCGGCCGAGATCGGTCAACTGGTGCATCACCACCGACGGCCGGGCTTCGGTCATCGCCCGGGTCAGCGCCCCGGCGTCGTACACGTCCGCGACGACCGCCTCGGCACCCTGTCGCCGCAGCGCCTCGGCATCGTCCGGGCGCCGCGTCAATCCGATCACCTGATGTCCGCTCTCGACCAGCAATGGCACCAGGGGCCGCCCGATCGCTCCGGTCGCACCGGCCAGAAAGATTCGCATGGACCCACGCTAGGTCGGCTCCGGCCCGCTCAACTGGTCCATTTCGCGGCGAATCCGCCGGGCCAGTTCGTCCAGTCGGTGAGCCCGGCCCAGTGCGCGGTGAACGGGCGTTTACTCTAGACCGAGGTAAACGCCTGTTCACTCCGCCCCGCCCGTGGCGACGAGCTGTGTCTGTGAGGACTCGAAGGTGACTGTTCGGCCCGGTGTTCACCCCCGGATGGTGCTGGCGGCGCTGGCGTCGTGTGGCGTGCTGGTCTCGGTGATGCAGACGATCGTGGTGCCGCTGCTGCCCGAGTTGCCCGCCCTCACCCACAGTCAGCCGGCGGATGTGAGCTGGCTGGTCACCGTCACGCTGCTGACCGGTGCCGTCTTCACTCCGCTGCTCGGCCGCGCGGGCGACATGTACGGCAAGCGCCGGGTGCTGCTCGTCGCGCTCTCGTCGATGGTCGTCGGCTCACTGCTCTGCGCCATCAGTTCCCACCTGCCGGTGCTCATCGTCGGCCGTGCGTTCCAGGGCGCGGCCGTGGCCGTGGTGCCGCTCGGAATCAGCATCCTGCGCGACGAACTGCCGCCGGCCCGGGTGATCCCGTCCATCGCGATCATGAGTTCGACCCTCGGCGTCGGCGCCGCGTTCGGGATTCCCGCGGCGACGCTGGTGGTCGAGTACGCGAACTGGCACACGATGTTCTGGATCTGCCTGGGCCTCGGCCTGCTCGACATCGCCGTGGTGCTCCTCATCGTCCCCGAGTCCAAGCTGCGCACGAGCGGGCGTTTCGACGTACTGGGTGCGTTCGGGTTGAGCGCGTTCCTGGTCTGCCTCTTGCTCGCGGTGTCGAAAGGCAGTGCGTGGGGATGGGCGTCGGCGAAGTCGCTCGGCCTGTTCGCCGGCGCGGCCGTGATCGCGGTCTGCTGGGTCTGGTACGAGTTGCGCGTCGCGGCGCCCCTGGTCGATCTCAGGGTGTCGGCGCGGCCGGCCGTGCTCTTCACGAACCTTGCTGCCCTGTTGATCGGGTTCGCCTTCTACGCGAACTCGCTCTCCACCGCGCAACTCGTCCAGGAGCCGACCTGGACCGGGTACGGGCTGGGTGCGTCGATCGTGGTCAGCGGACTCTGCTTGCTGCCGGGCGGTGTCGCCATGGTGCTGCTGTCGCCCGTATCCGCGCGAATCTCGGCCGCCCGCGGTCCGCGCTTCACCCTGGCCGTCGCGGCCGCGCTGATGGCGGTCGGGTACGTCGTGCGGTTGTTCACCAGTGGCAACCTGGTCGCGATCGTGGCCGGAGCCACCGTCGTCTCGGCCGGTACCGCGGTGGCGTATTCGGCTCTTCCCGCCCTGATCATGCATGCTGTCCCGGTGACCGAGACGGCCGCCGCGAACGGCCTCAACACACTGATGCGCACGATCGGCCAGGCAGTCTGCAGCGCGGTCGTGGTGACAGTGCTGACCAGCATGGCCGCCACCAAGGCGGGCCACACCGCGCCGACGCTGCGCGCCTACCTGACCGTCTTCGTGATCGCCGGGCTGGCCGCGCTCGCCGCCGTTGGTCTCACGTTGCTGATCCCGGCCCGCCGTACTGCGGCCAGCCGCGGGCCGGCGTTGGTCGAGGCGGGCGGTTCGTCGTGATCGACGCCGGCCGGACGGCGATCCTCCGGGCGGCCCGCAAAGCCTTCGCCCTCCAGCCGTACGCCGCGGTCACCTTGCGCGGGATCGCTGCCGACGCAGGAGTCAGCGCGTCGCTGATCGTCAAGCACTTCGGCGGCAAGGAGTCGTTGTTCGACCGGGTCGCCGACTTCAGCGACGCGGCCGAATTGTTGCTCAAGGCCCCTGATTCTGAGCTCGGCCGGCACGCCGTCCTGACGCTGGTGGACTGGCGCCGGGAGAACGGCTCGGACCTGCTGCTCCGGGTCGTCTTCGCGATCGGCCCCGGCGACGAACGCAAGCTGCTGCGCGAGCGGTTCCACGACCAGGTCGTCGAAGCCTTCGCGGCCCGGCTCACCGGTGACGACCGCGCTCTGCGGGCCGAACTGATCGTCGCCCACCTTCTCGGTCTGGGCGCGGCCATGGCCGTCGACAAGACCGGGCCGACCGCCGGAGCCGCGTCCGGTCAGCTCGCGGACCTCTACGGGCCGGCGGTCCAGGCGCTCGTCCACTGATCAGGCCATCTCAGGAAAACGGGCAACGATCTCAGTACTCGGGCAGTGATTCGGCATCGCGGTGTCTCGATCAGTAAGATGACGATCCAGGTCGAGAGGCGCTGCAACGGTCCCGGAGGGGTCCGCCACGCTCGGCCCGGGAGACAGACTGGAAGGGCGCCTCCGGAGTCAATCTGGAGGTGGCGGAGTGAGTACGCCGGTAATCGGACGTCAGACCGAGCTGAGAGCACTGCTGGACCAACGGGTCGCAGTCCTCGACGGCGCCTGGGGCACCATGCTGCAGGGGGCGAAGCTGACCCCGGAGGACTACAAGGGCGACCGGTTCCTCGACCACAGCCATGACGTCACCGGTGACCCCGACCTGCTGAACCTGATGCGGCCGGACGTGATCCTGGACGTCCATCGGCAGTACCTGAACGCCGGCGCCGACATCACCACCACGAACACCTTCACCGCGACCAGCATCGGGCAGGCCGACTACGGCCTGCAGTCCCTGGTGCGCGAGATGAACATCGAAGGCGCCCGGCTTGCCCGGCAGGCCGCCGACGAGTTCGGCGGCCGGTTCGTGGCCGGCTCGATCGGCCCGCTGAACGTCACGTTGTCGCTGTCCCCGCGGGTCGAGGACCCGGCGTACCGGGCGGTGTCGTTCGAGCAGGTCCGCGACGCGTACGCCGAGCAGATCTCCGCGCTCGCCGAGGGCGGCGTCGATCTGCTGCTGGTGGAGACCATCTTCGACACGCTGAACGCGAAGGCCGCGATCGCCGCCGCCCGCGAGGTGGCGCCCGACCTGCCGCTGTGGATCTCGGTCACCATCGTCGACCTGTCCGGCCGGACCCTGTCCG
This region includes:
- a CDS encoding trypsin-like peptidase domain-containing protein; the encoded protein is MNGNEEQQQPADGQQPQYYGPQHGQPQDGPQPGQPQYRKPPSGPQNGPQYGQPQYGQQGYYGPQYGQAPFGYGPQGPGNPQYQQGYGQPWGYHPMPPAPKRRKRLPALIGVLSLATATVIGSVAWGIDQHTDGITSSLSSSMDASAVAAKVSPGLVDVNTVLGYEGARAAGTGIVLTSDGEILTNHHVIEGATKITVTDIGNGKTYEAAVVGYDDAHDIAVLKLKGASGLEVAKTGDSSKVALGDQVVGIGNAGGVGGTPSYAAGKVTGLNQAITATDESGSDPENLTGLIQTDANIQAGDSGGPLANSKGEVIGVDTAGGSGNGGSGGPGQTAYGDGSGNGSGSGDGPGFGSGGFGSGEGNGQGFGNEGDGQGFGNDGNGQGFGNGQGQGSGQGNGQGQQTTTQGYAIPINQALDIAEQIESGKSSADVHIGDSAMLGISVLANQGVSGAIVNDVVADGAAAKAGLNAGDVITSFDGKTVDSPDALSTLLNPHHAGDKVPVTWQDQSGESHTATITLMPGPVR
- a CDS encoding NAD-dependent epimerase/dehydratase family protein; this encodes MRIFLAGATGAIGRPLVPLLVESGHQVIGLTRRPDDAEALRRQGAEAVVADVYDAGALTRAMTEARPSVVMHQLTDLGRRDLQANADIRRRGTRNLVDAALAAGATRIIAQSISWAYEPGEKPADEETPLDLDSTGSRLVSVRGVAQLEAAVTELPEWVVLRYGMLYGPGTWYAKGALMDDLVRSGDLVPSRDISSFLHVEDAAAAAVQALDWPTGPVNIVDDEPAAATEWVPAFAASIGAPVTEVDPADRQSWARGADNRYARHDLGWSPRYPSWRTGFGN
- a CDS encoding MFS transporter — encoded protein: MTVRPGVHPRMVLAALASCGVLVSVMQTIVVPLLPELPALTHSQPADVSWLVTVTLLTGAVFTPLLGRAGDMYGKRRVLLVALSSMVVGSLLCAISSHLPVLIVGRAFQGAAVAVVPLGISILRDELPPARVIPSIAIMSSTLGVGAAFGIPAATLVVEYANWHTMFWICLGLGLLDIAVVLLIVPESKLRTSGRFDVLGAFGLSAFLVCLLLAVSKGSAWGWASAKSLGLFAGAAVIAVCWVWYELRVAAPLVDLRVSARPAVLFTNLAALLIGFAFYANSLSTAQLVQEPTWTGYGLGASIVVSGLCLLPGGVAMVLLSPVSARISAARGPRFTLAVAAALMAVGYVVRLFTSGNLVAIVAGATVVSAGTAVAYSALPALIMHAVPVTETAAANGLNTLMRTIGQAVCSAVVVTVLTSMAATKAGHTAPTLRAYLTVFVIAGLAALAAVGLTLLIPARRTAASRGPALVEAGGSS
- a CDS encoding TetR/AcrR family transcriptional regulator; the encoded protein is MIDAGRTAILRAARKAFALQPYAAVTLRGIAADAGVSASLIVKHFGGKESLFDRVADFSDAAELLLKAPDSELGRHAVLTLVDWRRENGSDLLLRVVFAIGPGDERKLLRERFHDQVVEAFAARLTGDDRALRAELIVAHLLGLGAAMAVDKTGPTAGAASGQLADLYGPAVQALVH